One stretch of Halichoerus grypus chromosome 10, mHalGry1.hap1.1, whole genome shotgun sequence DNA includes these proteins:
- the KRCC1 gene encoding lysine-rich coiled-coil protein 1, which yields MKHSKKTYDSFQDELEDYIKVQKARGLEPRTCFRKMRDNCLETCRYREELDYRPRYRMFDQRLSSETGQTYPRSCSSSQKVENRLPQWLPAHDSRLRLDSLSYCQFTRDCFSEKPEPLSQREYNCSSYSVESGVHKRLSSENSASGHPANHKQLHQKGKRHPEEGREKPEEERPKHKRKKDCEETDLDKHKNFQRNKTQMETVRVSTEKLKNRKEKKSRDGASKKEERKRRKEKKEQGKERTEEEMLWDQSILGF from the coding sequence ATGAAGcattcaaagaagacatatgacTCTTTTCAAGATGAACTTGAAGATTATATCAAAGTGCAGAAAGCCAGAGGCTTAGAGCCAAGGACTTGTTTCAGAAAGATGAGAGACAACTGTTTGGAAACCTGTAGATACAGAGAAGAGCTTGATTACCGACCAAGGTATAGAATGTTTGATCAAAGACTCTCATCTGAAACCGGGCAGACCTACCCAAGATCATGCTCTAGTTCACAAAAAGTGGAAAACCGGTTACCTCAGTGGCTACCAGCTCATGACAGCAGGCTAAGACTAGACTCCCTGAGCTACTGTCAATTCACCAGGGACTGTTTCTCAGAAAAACCAGAACCCCTTAGTCAGCGAGAATATAACTGTAGCTCATACAGTGTAGAATCTGGAGTTCACAAGCGCCTCTCCTCAGAAAACAGTGCCAGTGGCCATCCAGCCAATCATAAACAGCTACATCAGAAGGGGAAAAGGCACCcggaggaaggcagagaaaaaccAGAGGAGGAGCGGCCCaagcataagagaaaaaaagattgcgAGGAAACAGATTTAGATAAACACAAGAActtccaaagaaacaaaacacagatgGAAACAGTCAGGGTCAGTACAGAAAAGCTTAAGAAtcgaaaggagaaaaaaagccgAGATGGAGCCTCTAAGAAAGAGGAACGTAAgcgtagaaaagagaaaaaggagcaaggtaaagagaggacagaggaggaaatgCTTTGGGACCAGTCTATCCTTGGATTTTGA